A region from the Microcoleus sp. FACHB-672 genome encodes:
- a CDS encoding diguanylate cyclase domain-containing protein — translation MLSGFRFDFSTTPIGIGCPDALHLESTLEKLLLWECQVESDHLGKEAVRRFQENPLLPGVIMTEQGKFVGMISRWRFLEHLSRPYGLELFGNRSLTSLYRFAQTDNLIIPIKTNIVEAAKQSLQRPAELLNEPIVVEVTPQDYKLLDVHKLLVAQSQIHEKTTQLLYQTYQQLKIVNLEFKRLASLDGLTQLANRRSFDEYLHAEWQRSISDRAPLSLILCDIDFFKNYNDACGHLAGDQCLREVAVALRETVKQPANLVARYGGEEFAIILPNTDAAGGVLVAESIVASIRELQLAHPNSRVSPFVTLSCGVAGTVPSYELMPARMIAVADKALYKAKAAGRDRVVVETCDGGSRS, via the coding sequence ATGTTAAGTGGGTTTCGATTCGATTTCTCGACTACCCCAATAGGGATCGGGTGTCCTGACGCTCTCCATTTAGAATCTACCCTCGAAAAGCTATTGCTTTGGGAGTGCCAGGTCGAGTCTGATCATTTGGGCAAGGAAGCCGTTCGCAGGTTTCAAGAAAATCCGTTGCTGCCTGGAGTAATTATGACAGAGCAGGGGAAGTTTGTTGGGATGATTTCCCGCTGGCGCTTTTTGGAACATCTGAGCCGGCCTTACGGATTAGAATTATTTGGCAATCGATCACTAACCTCTTTATATCGCTTCGCTCAAACAGATAATTTAATTATCCCAATCAAGACAAATATTGTCGAGGCAGCAAAGCAATCATTGCAGCGGCCTGCTGAGTTACTCAATGAACCCATTGTAGTTGAAGTAACACCGCAGGATTATAAATTATTAGATGTGCATAAATTATTAGTCGCGCAATCACAAATTCATGAAAAAACTACGCAACTGCTGTATCAAACCTATCAGCAACTAAAGATAGTAAACCTGGAGTTCAAGCGCCTAGCCAGTTTGGATGGTTTGACTCAACTGGCCAACCGGCGCAGCTTCGATGAGTATCTGCACGCAGAGTGGCAACGCTCAATTTCTGATCGCGCACCTTTATCACTAATTCTTTGTGACATTGACTTTTTCAAAAATTATAATGACGCCTGCGGACATTTAGCCGGCGACCAATGTTTGCGAGAGGTGGCAGTTGCCTTAAGGGAGACTGTAAAGCAACCCGCTAATTTAGTTGCTCGCTACGGCGGCGAAGAATTCGCGATAATTTTGCCGAATACAGACGCTGCTGGTGGCGTATTGGTTGCCGAGTCTATTGTCGCCAGCATTCGGGAATTGCAGCTCGCTCATCCCAATTCACGAGTTTCCCCCTTCGTCACCCTCAGTTGTGGCGTAGCTGGCACAGTACCCAGTTATGAGCTAATGCCGGCCCGGATGATTGCAGTGGCTGACAAAGCGCTTTATAAAGCCAAAGCTGCCGGTCGTGATCGGGTTGTGGTTGAAACCTGTGACGGCGGATCGCGATCCTGA